In Pseudomonadota bacterium, one genomic interval encodes:
- a CDS encoding TIR domain-containing protein, producing MTDLFISYARGDHKEAGRLAAAMEAAGYSVWWDRQLLSGDEFSAQIEEALKAAGAVIVCWSAEASKSRWVRDEASVAADSGKLVAIGLDATDPPMGFRQFHCEDLSGWRDGADNHALQQLLRAISAKLSPTAPTPVVETVDRPKPAGPGLPLAGALMLTAMLAIGAFFMTSDQGDPAEVMDSSAPRLKEGTADEPLDVRRYDILLPEDAPIDFIGASPLRLPVPALAITPDGQQLIYTGPSQTDQSQLFLRDLGQFGVRPIQGTGGAYLPFVSPDGEKVAFFAADELRIAPLDGGAVRTVLATPNPRGGAWWGNDRIIYSDREGRSTWWININSTTPQPFTLAETTAPDGTPIVYNRVMTPMPGGETVLTVAYPGTESFGRLVALDPARGTLETIIDLPVAGWASNDSLVYVMGNELFAVDFENATNQVSGEPRLLGGELRRDDSLPQFVLSDRTLIYATGGAYLELQIARVGVDGSISETAIADARFGNLAVSPDGQQIAATVNGSQSDIYLYNLASGQSRRLTRGGNNHHPEWSDDGDTLYFAHDSSGEPQGVYQTSTSSASFEKSLILETQSFLVRMSANNLATMPVVGEGGFDYAIVDLQTGKQTVVAQQPDVEEDLGHVSPDHRWLALTVDASGRYEVVIMPLLRDGPTLPVSTEGGEEPTWSEDMSSLYYRYGTRLYRVPVSQQDGAVKLGEPETILDDPMWVNVPGYSYWPDPGTGGFLILRDNQPPTTRELRVIEGWRSIR from the coding sequence TTGACCGACCTATTCATCTCCTACGCTCGCGGCGACCATAAGGAGGCGGGACGCCTTGCTGCGGCTATGGAAGCCGCGGGCTACTCCGTATGGTGGGACCGCCAGCTCCTGAGCGGCGACGAGTTTTCCGCCCAGATCGAAGAGGCACTCAAGGCCGCTGGCGCGGTCATTGTGTGCTGGTCTGCGGAAGCCTCGAAATCTCGCTGGGTACGCGACGAAGCCTCGGTCGCTGCAGACAGCGGCAAGCTGGTGGCGATCGGCCTCGACGCCACCGACCCGCCGATGGGATTTCGCCAGTTTCACTGCGAGGATCTCTCAGGTTGGCGCGATGGAGCGGACAATCACGCCCTTCAACAGCTGCTGCGGGCTATCAGCGCCAAGCTCAGCCCAACTGCTCCGACGCCAGTCGTTGAAACTGTCGACCGACCCAAACCAGCAGGCCCCGGCTTACCCCTGGCTGGGGCGCTCATGCTGACTGCGATGCTGGCGATCGGCGCCTTTTTTATGACGAGCGATCAGGGCGACCCCGCTGAAGTTATGGATTCATCGGCACCAAGGCTCAAAGAAGGTACCGCCGACGAGCCCCTCGACGTCAGGCGTTACGACATCTTGCTGCCGGAGGACGCGCCGATCGATTTCATCGGCGCATCGCCGCTCCGCCTGCCGGTGCCTGCGCTGGCGATCACCCCGGATGGACAGCAGCTGATTTACACCGGCCCGTCCCAAACCGATCAATCTCAGCTATTTCTCAGAGATCTAGGTCAATTTGGCGTGCGGCCAATCCAAGGTACCGGAGGCGCCTATCTGCCCTTTGTTTCGCCTGATGGCGAGAAGGTCGCCTTTTTCGCCGCTGATGAGCTGAGGATTGCACCGCTCGACGGCGGAGCAGTGCGGACGGTGCTCGCAACACCAAATCCGCGCGGGGGTGCCTGGTGGGGCAATGACCGGATCATTTACTCCGATCGGGAGGGCCGGTCGACCTGGTGGATAAATATCAACAGCACAACGCCACAGCCGTTTACGCTGGCCGAAACTACCGCACCAGACGGTACGCCTATTGTGTACAACCGGGTGATGACGCCGATGCCAGGTGGCGAAACGGTACTCACCGTGGCCTACCCGGGTACCGAATCGTTTGGTCGTCTAGTGGCCTTGGACCCCGCCCGCGGGACGCTGGAAACGATCATCGATCTCCCCGTTGCGGGTTGGGCCAGCAACGATTCATTGGTCTATGTGATGGGCAACGAGCTGTTTGCCGTGGATTTTGAGAATGCCACCAATCAGGTGTCAGGCGAGCCCCGTTTGCTAGGCGGCGAGCTTCGGCGCGACGACTCGCTGCCACAGTTTGTGCTTTCAGATCGCACGCTGATTTACGCCACCGGCGGCGCCTATCTGGAGCTGCAGATAGCGAGAGTCGGCGTCGACGGCAGCATCAGCGAAACGGCGATTGCCGACGCGAGATTTGGCAACCTTGCCGTATCGCCGGATGGTCAGCAGATCGCCGCCACCGTCAACGGCAGCCAATCGGACATTTATCTATACAACCTCGCCAGCGGGCAGTCGCGCCGCCTGACTCGGGGTGGCAACAATCACCACCCCGAGTGGTCGGATGATGGCGACACGTTGTACTTTGCGCATGACAGCAGCGGTGAGCCTCAGGGCGTTTACCAGACTTCAACATCCTCAGCCAGCTTTGAAAAGTCGCTTATCCTGGAGACCCAGAGCTTCCTGGTAAGGATGAGCGCCAATAACCTCGCTACCATGCCGGTTGTCGGCGAAGGCGGGTTCGACTACGCAATCGTTGACCTCCAAACCGGTAAGCAGACAGTGGTCGCACAGCAGCCGGATGTGGAAGAAGACCTGGGTCACGTCTCGCCTGATCACCGTTGGCTGGCGTTGACGGTCGACGCCTCGGGCCGCTACGAGGTGGTCATCATGCCGCTGCTTCGCGATGGTCCTACGCTCCCGGTCTCAACCGAAGGCGGCGAAGAACCCACGTGGTCGGAGGACATGTCCAGCCTCTACTATCGCTATGGCACCCGCCTGTATCGGGTGCCCGTCAGCCAGCAAGACGGGGCGGTTAAGCTTGGCGAGCCGGAGACCATATTGGACGACCCCATGTGGGTCAATGTACCGGGGTATTCTTATTGGCCTGACCCCGGAACTGGCGGCTTTCTGATTCTCCGAGATAACCAGCCTCCCACTACACGCGAGCTAAGGGTGATTGAAGGTTGGCGCAGCATACGCTAG